A segment of the Arachis hypogaea cultivar Tifrunner chromosome 5, arahy.Tifrunner.gnm2.J5K5, whole genome shotgun sequence genome:
TCCTCAAATATGAGATAAAAATTAACGAAAAAGGTGTAACAAtgctaaaattataattttatcatttatttaatagaaaaagcaaaatttttaaattcactctctttcaaatttcaaaacacATCTTTTTTGTTCTTccgctttaaaaaaatattttttattaataaagataatatattaaaatcttgaaaattaatttggatgactgttttcttttgaaaaaaatgatttaaatatattaataaattataatttatatataatataattttatttagctatagttttttctctttttatattttttatttaaccaaaaaaaatttattttctttttatctattttctcATCAACTAAACAACACATAAAtaaattctctttttttctctcatttttttctttttttttttcattttccatCATATATACAAACAATGTGTTAAAgtttcaagaaaaataaattctcTCATAAGAGCATTATAGGATTTCGATCCTATTGCATTCGCAACGTCacaatttttagtatttaaaatttaaagttggtCAAGTATTAGTAAAAAGAGAAAGTATTAGAAATAATGTTTTAGTTAGTAagctatctttttttatttaattttaaaaattctcattttttGGAGGATTTAAGATTTAGGAATTATAATTTAAGGTTTaagattaaatatttatttggtagagtctaaaatttaaaataaataaaataattttaaaaaagttgatTGATGTTGgctgaaaataaaaggaaatctGGAGGCGTTATCTGTACCATATAAGGAGGCGATCGTCGTCAAAGTCTTGGGCAAGCATATGAGTTACACGACGATGGTGCATAAGCTGCGTATGGTGTGGAGATTGAAGGGTGGGTTTCAAGTTCTGGACGTAGGAAATGGCTATTTTCTGGTGAAGTTTGATGCTTTCAAAGATCGAGAGAGGGTATTACTTGGGGGTCCTTGGATGATATTTGGGTTATATCTTGCTGTAAAGCCATGGTCACCTGAGTTCTTTTTAGAGGAGGATGTTTTTGGATCCACCATGGTATGGGTACGCTTTTACGGCTTAGGGATTCGTTACTACCATGAGAAGGCTATGTTGAGGATTGCCGCTGCGGTGGGAAAGCCAGTGAAAGTAGATGTAGCAACGAAGATGGCAGCAAGAGGGAAGTATGCGAGGGCTTGTGTGGAGATTGATTTAGGCGTTCCCATTACTCGTAGTGTTGAGGTTGATGGGAGGGTTTTGGATGTTGAATATGAAAGCCTTGAGTTGGTCTGTAATACGTGTGGTTGTTATGGGCATGTTGGTGTGGACTGTAAATTGATTAGTTTAATTTCGGCAAACATTGATGAAACATGGGTGAATGAAGACAAGGAACAAGATCATGAGAAGATGGATCATGTGCCATTTTCTTCTAATATTGAGAAGCCTTTTGTTTCGGTAGTGCTATAATTGGGATAGAGAAGAATAAGGATAAGGAAGTGCATGTAATGGAAGGGGCACATGCAGGGGATACAACGTGGACCAAGATGGAAAGAAAGACAAAGGGCAAGAAGGTCTTTTTGGGTAGGCATGACCAGGATAAGTCCAAAAAAGCTTATGTGGATAAATCTTCTAATTATGGTGCTAAAGGAGAACCTGCTATGAAAGGCATCAATGGGGTTGAATAATCTTTACACATAAGTAAGGGCACTCAAGTGCTAAAACAAGCGAGGAACTTTAAATTAGCTTCGTCAAATCCTACCTCTGCTCAAGGTGTGACGGGTGGCAAGCAAGGACTTGGTTCAGAACGGGCAGGGGCTTATTCACAAGGCATAGGGACTTCTAAAACGCCATTCAGAAGCAATTTAAAGAGATTAAGGCCTAATTCTCTTCAAAATTTCCCAGTTGAGAATGGGCACAGTGTGGTTACAGTGGAAACCCCACTCACTACCCTCAAATAATCTGAGGTGTGGGTCTCACTCCAAGTAATATTAATATGGATTGTGCAAACATTATAGCTTGGAATGTGAGAGGAGCTAGAAATAAGCTGGCTCGGGTGCATCTAAAACAATTGGTAAATAATTTTTATCTGTACATTTTTATCATTTTAGAGACTCATTGTGCTTTCCAAAAGGTGGTTGTCTTTTGGAACATATTAGGTTATAATCCTATTCATATTGAAGAAGCTAAGGGGCATAGTGGAGATATTTGGGCGCTCTCTGCATGGTCCGGAATATCTTGCAATGTCGTGGCAGCGAGTTTGCAAGTGGTGTGTATTGAGTTTTCGAAGGGCGATTTCTCTTGGGTCTGTGCAGCGATTTATGCAAGTCTCATTCCTAGCATAAGGGAAGAAGCTTGGAGGGTTTTGACAGATTTTTCCAGGAATTATTCAGGTCCTTTATAAGCTATTGGGGATTTTAATGAGATCCTTCTTTCATCTGAGGTTAAAGGTGGGAACTTTGTTACTCGAAGGGCAAAGCGGTTTGGAGCTCTCCTAGATGAgtgtgttttgattgatttggGAGCTCATGGATCTTTGTACACTTGGTTCAGACATATGCAGGGTAATCGGTCCATCTCGAAGAGGCTGGATAGGGTTGTGGCTACTGATGCTTGGTGTTTTCGTTTTCCGGAAAGCTATGTGGAGAATTTAGCGAGGATGCATTATGACCACTATCCCATTATGGTGCGATGTCAAGGTAATGATAGAAGAGCCGGGGTAAAACCTTTCCGTTTTCAAGTAGCTTGGTCTTATCACCCAAGTTTTTCGTCGGTGGTCAGGGGTGCTTGGGACAAGGGTAGACCCAATCCTATTCGTTGCCTTTCTCAGGTTAGAGATGATGCTTTAGCCTTTAACCGAGATGTCTTTgggaatatttttaaaagaaaaagggaattggAGAGGCGTGTGACCAGTATCCAATAGAGAATGGAGAGAGTTGATACTTTATCCCTTATACAGGAAGAAAGGGAGTTACAGGCTGAATATAGTAATCTGCTTATGCAAGAGTTGTTTTGGTATCAAAAATTCCGAGAGCACTGGGTCAGATTTGGAGATAGGAATACTAAGTTCTTTCATATGCAAACCATTATGCGGAGGAAGCGTAACAAGGTGCAGGGGTTGTTTTTGGAGGATGGAAGATGGAGTACTGATCCGCAAGAACTCGAAGACTGTGCAACTGGATTTTATAGAAATCTTTTTTGCAACGTGGAACAGGTAGACCTTGATGTGATGGGGGATCAGGAATTACCTTTTTTATCTCATGAGGCTATTGAAAGTCTCACTAAAGATGTTTctaaagaagaggttaggaaggtGGTTATGGGCATGAACTCATTTAAGGCCCCAGGTGCCGATGGTTTTCAAACTTTTTTCTTCAAGAAATATTGGGAAGAAGTTGGTACAGAGGTATGGAACTTGTTAAGAAGGCTTTCGCTGGGTTTGATCTGGATAGTGCTCTGTTTGACACTTTGGTGGTGCTGATTCCTAAAGTTGATAACCCGTCTCGCATGAAAGAGTTTCGTCCTATCATCCTCTGTAATGTCATCTACAAGATTATAACTAAGGTAATTGTGGAGAGGTTATGACCTTTTCTACAGGATATCATTGGTCCTCTGCAGGGAGGGTTTATTCCTGGAAGGGGTGCCCTAGACAATATCACTATAGCCCAGGAAGTTCTCCATTTTATGAAGAAAACCAAATCAAAGAAGGCTGTTCTTGCTTTTAAAATTGACCTAGAAAAGGCTTATGACAGGGTGAGCTGGGATTTTTTGGAGCAATCTCTCCTAATGTTTGGCTTTTCAGGTACTATTATTTCTCTTATTATGAAATGTGTAaagtcttcctccctttctctaatGTGGAATGGTAACCGGCTGGATGATTTTTAGCTAAAGAGGGGTTTGAGGCAAGGAGACCCTatgtctccttatttatttgttatttatatgGAGAGGTTGAGTTGCCTCATTGCTAGGCAAGCGGAGGTTGGTAGGTGGAAACCAGTGACTGTGTCTAGGGGAGGTCCTGTAATCTCCCATCTCCTTTTTGCAGACGACCTTATCCTTTTTTGCAAAGCGAAGAAATCTCAAGTGCTTCATGTTTTGGACACTATGGCCACCTTTTGCAGAGCATCTGGTATGAAGGTGAATTTTGACAAATCACGTGCTATCTGTTCTATAAATGTTTCTAGACAACACAAGGATCTCTTCACTGGTATTTCTTCTATCCGCTTTGCTAATTCTCTGGGAAAATACCTTGGTGTCCCCCTCAAGCATGGCAGAGTTACTAAAGCTGGTTTTAATGATGTGGTTGATAAGCTTACTAATAGGCTAGCATCTTGGAAAGGTCGCTTCCTTAATAAAGCTGGTCGAATTTACCTTGCTAAATCAGTTTTATCTTCTATAACTATTTATAGTATGCAAGTAAGCCTTTTTCTATCAGGTGTGTGCTCTAACATTGATAAGTTTACTAGAAGTTTCATTTGGTGTGGTAGTCATAATCACTGtggtctttgatgagcggataatttgtatactttttggcattgtttttagtatgtttttgttatgatctagatagtttttagtatattttcattagtttttagttaaaattcacttttctggactttactttgagttgtgtgtttttctgtgatttcaggtattttcttgctgaaattgagggacttgagcaaaaatctgattcagagaccaaaaaggactgcagatgctgttggattctgacctccctgcactcgaagtggattttctggagctacagaagcccaattggcgcgctctcaacggcgttggaaattagacatcctgggctttccagcaatatataatagtctatactttgcccaagatttgatggcccaaaccggcgttcaaagtcacctcaagaaatcccagcgttaaacgctggaactggcacccaaatgggagttaaacgcccaaactggcactaaagctggcgtttaactccaagaagagtctctgcacgaaaaatgcttcattgctcagcccaagcacacaccaagtgggcccggaagaggatttttatgtcatttactcatctctgtacaccctaagctactagttctctataagtaggaccttttactattgtattttcatctttggatcttaaaatcttttgatcactttagatctctagatcatctttggacattttagttcttagatcat
Coding sequences within it:
- the LOC114927779 gene encoding uncharacterized protein — encoded protein: MVHKLRMVWRLKGGFQVLDVGNGYFLVKFDAFKDRERVLLGGPWMIFGLYLAVKPWSPEFFLEEDVFGSTMVWVRFYGLGIRYYHEKAMLRIAAAVGKPVKVDVATKMAARGKYARACVEIDLGVPITRSVEVDGRVLDVEYESLELVCNTCGCYGHVGVDCKLISLISANIDETWVNEDKEQDHEKMDHVPFSSNIEKPFVSVVL